The Paraflavitalea devenefica DNA segment AAATTTATATACATGTCCAGCTACACCCATCTCCAATTTCACAACGTCTCCAAAGAGCAACAGGAGATTCTCATCGCGCTCCTGAGCGAACAGGGCTTTGAAGGATTCGAAGAAGGTACACAGCAACTAGCTGCTTTCATTCCCGAAGTGCAATGGAATGAACAGGCAGTGGCAGCGCTGGCAGCAACCTATGGGGTCACTTACACAACAGCAAGCATTGCGCAAAAGAACTGGAATGAAGAATGGGAAAAAAACTTTGAGCCGGTAATCATCGGGAACTTCTGTGCTATCAGGGCGCACTTTCACCAATCCATCACAGGCGTCAAACACGAGATCATCATTACACCCAAAATGAGCTTTGGCACTGGTCATCATGCCACCACCTACATGATGGTCGAATACATGGAACAACTTGATCTCACCGGTAAGTCAGTGCTCGACTTCGGCACCGGTACCGGCATCCTCGCAATATTGGCAGAAAAGTGCGGCGCTACAGAAATAGTAGCCATTGACAACGACGATTGGAGCGTGGAAAATGCCGCTGAGAACATTGATGTCAATCATGCCAGCCACATATTGTTGCAAAAAGCGGACAGTTTAGAAAAATTTGGCCTATTTAATGTCATACTGGCCAACATCAATAAACACGTATTGCTGGCAAATATGGAATCTCTTAAACAACATTTAACACCCGGTGGCGTTATAATAATGAGTGGTTTATTAGCAGGCGACCGTACTGATATTGAAGCGGCTGCCACCAGCAGTGGTTTGAAAATTGTGGATCAGAAAAATCAATATACATGGATTGCCTTGCGATTAACCAGTAAGTAACAGAATAATGTAATGTTATCCATTGTATTAAGCTGTTTTTCCTTTATATTTGAATTTTCCAACTTCAACCAACTATTCAATGAAAGAAGTGCTCGTCATTGTAATAGCATATTTGATCGGCTCTGTTCCAACTGCTGTCTGGGTCAGTAGAGGTTTCTTCGGCATCGATATCCGTGAATACGGAAGTGGAAATGCCGGCGCTACTAATACTTTCCGCGTACTGGGTTCCCGCTGGGGTACTTTTGTAATGATCATAGACATGCTGAAAGGCGTAGCTGCTACCAGCCTTTATCTTTTACTACCTTTTTACGCAGATACTACCAATGAATGGGACCGCACCAACCTTATGGTGGGCCTCGGTCTGGCGGCTGTATTGGGACATATATTTCCCATCTGGGCCGACTTCAGGGGTGGTAAAGGGGTGGCTACCTTATTTGGGATGGTCCTCGCCATTCAGCCCGTAGTGGCCGTTTGCTGCGTAGGTGTATTCCTCCTGGTACTGTACCTGACCCGCTTCGTATCCCTCAGCTCCATCTTTGCCAGCATTGCTTTTGCTGTACTCATACTCTTTATCTTCAATGAAAAAGAACCTTTGTACAGGGCATTTGCCATTGCAGTGGCGCTCCTGGTGATACTCACCCACCAGAAAAACATCACCCGCCTGCTGCGTGGCAGTGAAAGCAAAGTGCCCATCTTAAAGTACCGCGACCGTAAGCGGGAACGCCGGCGCTCCAAAGAAGACTGATCAATACATAACAACGATAGTGAACCTGTATTTCGTAACCATGAAATACAGGTTTTTTTATTGCTGCACATTAATCTGTTTGCCAGATTATTGCGTACGTTATATTTGCTGCAGCTTAGCATCTGGAAACCTGCGTCCCAAACCCTGAATCCCGGAGTTGGTATCATTTTAGTATTAATTTTGATAAAAATTATCCCGATGAAACGACTATTCGTTGTTGCCTCACTATTAGTCCTCCTGACAGGTTGTAGCCGTAATGCCATCACTGGCAGAAGCCAACTTTCCCTTTTTAATGAAGCCGATATCCAAAGTATGGCGGCTACTGAATATACCCAATTCCTTTCCCAGAATAAGGTAATCAGCACTTCAGGCAGCAAAGATGCTGAAATGGTGCGCCGGGTAGGGCAGCGCCTAACGGCCGCGATCAATAACTTTTATGCCAATCAACCCGACATTGCCCAGGAACTGAAGCAATACAAATGGGAATACAACC contains these protein-coding regions:
- the plsY gene encoding glycerol-3-phosphate 1-O-acyltransferase PlsY, translating into MKEVLVIVIAYLIGSVPTAVWVSRGFFGIDIREYGSGNAGATNTFRVLGSRWGTFVMIIDMLKGVAATSLYLLLPFYADTTNEWDRTNLMVGLGLAAVLGHIFPIWADFRGGKGVATLFGMVLAIQPVVAVCCVGVFLLVLYLTRFVSLSSIFASIAFAVLILFIFNEKEPLYRAFAIAVALLVILTHQKNITRLLRGSESKVPILKYRDRKRERRRSKED
- the prmA gene encoding 50S ribosomal protein L11 methyltransferase; its protein translation is MSSYTHLQFHNVSKEQQEILIALLSEQGFEGFEEGTQQLAAFIPEVQWNEQAVAALAATYGVTYTTASIAQKNWNEEWEKNFEPVIIGNFCAIRAHFHQSITGVKHEIIITPKMSFGTGHHATTYMMVEYMEQLDLTGKSVLDFGTGTGILAILAEKCGATEIVAIDNDDWSVENAAENIDVNHASHILLQKADSLEKFGLFNVILANINKHVLLANMESLKQHLTPGGVIIMSGLLAGDRTDIEAAATSSGLKIVDQKNQYTWIALRLTSK